The Oryzias melastigma strain HK-1 linkage group LG6, ASM292280v2, whole genome shotgun sequence genome includes a window with the following:
- the LOC118598848 gene encoding small integral membrane protein 29-like: MEVNRNDTTAFKPPVDQTHGFPGYYALIPLVLLTLIGSILAAVFYIRKKSRLEELRHRLIPLYSYDPAEEQEEWGDAGREDEEAELTEPLCKSSQLTFTNRK; encoded by the exons ATGGAGGTGAACAGGAACGACACAACTGCCTTCAAGCCCCCTGTAGACCAAACACATGGATTTCCTGGTTACTACGCCCTCATTCCACTCGTCCTCTTAACCCTGATTGGATCCATCCTGGCAGCG gttttttatatCAGAAAGAAATCAAG ATTAGAGGAGCTGCGCCACCGGCTGATTCCTCTGTACAGCTACGACcctgcagaggagcaggaggagtgGGGCGATGCTGGcagggaggatgaggaggctGAGCTGACA gaaccCTTGTGCAAATCCTCACAGCTCACCTTCACCAACAGAAAATGA
- the bncr gene encoding protein Bouncer, producing MSSAAFTGRKMGSLRTSTTWGQPLWLLASILLVSGPASSLELLRCNFCPLLEKSESCPYFTTECPPGEYCTSSRGFYGALHVLSAQGCVRADLCGSSEMVTYRGVQYKVRYACCCQNECNEVPESKITLKELLQMIKAKANETEAAVERPLDVCANSTLTEMTAAPAIKA from the exons ATGAGTTCAGCAGCTTTCACTGGCAGGAAGATGGGATCACTGAGGACCAG CACAACTTGGGGCCAACCTCTATGGCTCCTCGCCTCCATCCTGTTGGTCTCTGGTCCCGCCTCTTCTCTGGAGCTTCTGCGGTGTAACTTCTGCCCTCTGCTCGAAAAATCAGAGTCGTGTCCGTACTTCACCACAGAGTGTCCGCCCGGCGAGTACTGCACCAGCTCCAGAGGCTTCTACGGCGCCCTCCACGTCCTGTCCGCTCAGGGCTGCGTCAGAGCCGACCTCTGCGGCTCCTCTGAGATGGTCACTTACAGAGGGGTACAATATAAAGTTCGTTACGCTTGCTGCTGCCAAAACGAGTGCAACGAAGTGCCGGAATCCAAAATCACActgaaggagctgctgcagatgaTCAAGGCTAAAGCAAATGAGACTGAGGCTGCTGTGGAGAGGCCTTTGGATGTGTGTGCAAACAGCACACTGACAGAAATGACTGCAGCTCCTGCTATCAAAGCATAG
- the LOC118598847 gene encoding protein Bouncer codes for MTWQLVHAALLWLSLPLPLLLSENLHCYFSPILEKEITFELIVTECPPNELCFKALGRYGNYTALSARGCMLEKDCSQVHSLRLLGTVYSMSYSCCDWPYCNRGVALEPLTAMLVAAAVAACSF; via the exons ATGACTTg GCAGCTCGTCCATGCTGCTTTGTTGTGGctctcccttcccctccctcTGCTGCTCTCTGAAAACCTCCATTGCTACTTCAGCCCCATCCTGGAGAAGGAAATAACGTTTGAACTCATCGTGACGGAGTGCCCTCCCAATGAGCTGTGCTTCAAGGCATTGGGTCGCTACGGCAACTATACCGCCCTGTCAGCCAGGGGCTGCATGTTGGAGAAGGACTGCAGTCAGGTGCACAGCCTCCGCCTCCTGGGCACCGTCTACAGCATGAGCTACAGCTGCTGTGACTGGCCGTACTGTAACCGGGGCGTGGCACTGGAGCCGCTCACCGCCATGCTGGTGGCTGCGGCCGTGGCGGCCTGCAGCTTTTGa